One stretch of Hemibagrus wyckioides isolate EC202008001 linkage group LG01, SWU_Hwy_1.0, whole genome shotgun sequence DNA includes these proteins:
- the LOC131346803 gene encoding 5-hydroxytryptamine receptor 1B: MMLEEPTNCSMCCCTTLNKILMVVFMVLLMFGILLGNSLTLAVVLGTKHFHTPHGYLKASLAVADLAVGIFVLPLSVYAEITLLLTGAAPGWTVRNSQHTPFHPCTYIGPVFAGCTLVSITTIFLLTIERSIAVLKPLHKEVVITRRRTSMLIVFSWTGSFFLALAPLIFSKQIALEYNTCSRMCNYALGANEFPPQAWNILLLFPAFDFTLLIGTVVTNIISFTKIRHHSKKRRRLAQAGCQSTSGPSFSDIKAAKTIGALTLVFTASFTPVAVFVVGNVTGNEWCNFSFFAFWILAASSCWNVIIYSARDQKFRLRARQLLVFSKIKN, from the coding sequence ATGATGCTGGAGGAACCGACAAACTGCAGCATGTGTTGCTGCACTACGCTCAACAAAATACTGATGGTCGTCTTCATGGTATTACTGATGTTTGGTATATTGCTTGGAAACTCGCTAACTTTGGCTGTGGTGCTCGGAACCAAACATTTCCATACACCCCATGGTTACCTGAAAGCCTCTTTAGCGGTGGCGGACttggctgtggggatttttgTGCTCCCTCTCTCCGTTTACGCAGAGATTACGCTCTTGTTGACGGGCGCGGCACCGGGCTGGACGGTGCGTAATTCCCAGCACACACCTTTCCACCCGTGCACTTACATTGGCCCTGTTTTTGCAGGTTGCACGCTGGTTTCCATCACTACAATTTTCCTTCTCACTATTGAGCGCAGCATTGCTGTCTTGAAACCTTTGCACAAAGAGGTCGTTATTACAAGAAGACGAACGAGCATGCTGATTGTATTTTCTTGGACCGGCAGCTTTTTCTTGGCACTAGCTCCCCTGATTTTTAGCAAGCAGATCGCGTTGGAGTATAATACATGTAGCAGAATGTGCAACTACGCCTTAGGGGCAAATGAGTTTCCTCCTCAGGCTTGGAATATTCTCTTACTTTTCCCAGCGTTTGATTTTACTCTCCTCATAGGGACTGTTGTTACAAACATTATATCCTTCACTAAGATCCGCCATCATTCAAAGAAAAGAAGGCGTCTGGCACAAGCAGGTTGCCAAAGTACATCAGGACCAAGTTTCTCCGACATTAAGGCAGCAAAAACAATCGGCGCGCTCACGCTGGTCTTCACCGCCTCCTTCACCCCCGTTGCAGTGTTTGTAGTAGGAAACGTGACAGGAAACGAATGGTGCAATTTCTCGTTTTTTGCGTTTTGGATTTTGGCTGCAAGCAGTTGCTGGAATGTCATCATCTACAGCGCGAGGGACCAAAAGTTCAGACTCCGAGCGCGTCAGCTTCTCGTCTTCTCGAAAATAAAGAATTGA